The Leguminivora glycinivorella isolate SPB_JAAS2020 chromosome 4, LegGlyc_1.1, whole genome shotgun sequence genome segment ATGTATTGAGTGATCAACAGGACAGCGTCCACTTGGTCGAGCCAATGGAGACAGTATTGTATATTGTTGCTTTGGTTTCACCTATTATATTTATctctaattaaaataaataaaaacaacaacaacaacatacaatcacgcctgtatcctataaaggggtaggcagaacacatgaaactactaaagcttcagtgccactcttggcaaataaggggttgaaagaaaacgaaactgtgacattgcagtgacaggttgccagcctctcgcctacgccacaatttaacccatatcccatagtaaaaataaaaagaaacgttaatacttacttttagaattaaaatatttattgatttgatttttttacaaTACTATGATTTATAATTACGTATTCTATATAATACACATACTCGTAGGTTTAGGTTGCAGCTTTACTTCTGGTTGTCAATCGGGCAAAGATTAATGAGAAGGAACCCAAAACCGCGCTGCCTCCACAGGCGTAGGTTAGCACTCCCCTGTAGTATTCAGGGCAGTCTTCTGCATTACTGCACTTACTGAAAAGCAGACAAATATACAATTATGATTTTAGTTACAAGTTATGACGTTGATAGAGCATAAGTATTCTAGTTACTTTCTGTAGGGACCCAGCAATGATGTTCATATTTACCGAAGTCAATAGGTACTAAACTATTTCGAAGCTTAGTCACTGTAAATGTGAGGGCCTACTGCGACCACCGAATTCTGCAGATTGCTTGCAAATACAATAAAGATTGGCAGTAGGTAGTGCcaactaatatgtattctgtggtagTGTTGGTAATCGTTAACCTGATTAATAATCATTTTGTACGAACAAGAATATCAAATATTTTGCTCAAATTCGTACCGCGTTTATCATTGCAAATGTTGTTTATTGTTTCAAAAAACAGTTTGACCGAATCATCAGTCTCACCAAAAATCATAAGGCTGTATCGCAGTACGCAGGAAATCTTGCTTAATGTATTTTAATGAATATTTATGAAGCACTTACTAGTTTTCAATTGCGACGACAGCTATACCGGTCACCAGCTTGTCAGCAAAGGTGACGATGGAGTATATAGCAGCACCCTGGTGGGAATGAGGACCTATGAGGTCGGCGGTAACGCAAAGGCTGGAAACTAGTGTTATTGAGCTACCAGCGCCTGGAATAACAGAGGATTGAATTCAAGTGATATTATGAATTTGCAAAGTTGTTTTTTCGAGCAGGATAAAGTGCGTAAAAACTTAAGGTAAAAAACGCAATCTTTCATGAACTGAATTTCTGTATCCGTCAAAGTGAACTCTTTAATagactgtttttagggttccgtaccaaaaaggtacaaaaggaacccttatggcgtcgctctgtccatctgtctgtttgtatttAAGGATATCAACAgctaatataggtacttatacagAGCCGATTACAGGATTTCGATATGAAAAATCGAATATGAAGTATGACTTAATGTAGGTAGGTCTACGTATAAGTGCCTatttgtaagtaggtaagtaaaagTATTATCGTACGCACCCATCAAAGCTGCAACTAGATAAATTTGCACTATGTTGGCATGAGGATCCACTCCTAGTGCGATCCACAGGCAGCTGATGAAACTCAAAAAACTCCCTAATAAATACGCCACCTAAACAATTAAATGATAAGtgtaaattttgaaatataaatatagATATTAGATTGCTAAGTAATTGTTTGCCAGTTAGGCCATTGTACTTATATGACATATATTAGGTATTTAATGCTTATTCAGCATTAAAGTAGGTACAAAGCTAGCTAAAATATGCAAACGTCAATGCAAAAACTCTGATACTTACatgaaaaattaaataagaaataacATATAAGGTCTTGCTATGCAGGAAAAGGTAAAAAGAAAAATTGTTCGCGGGTTAGCTTTTTAGCGCCTACTGACTTTTTCATAGTTAATGTTTTCAAATGGAGGCATTAGCCAGCCTTACACTGTTACTTGGTACCTAAGAATTATAATTGTTTCCATTCGTTTTACCTGGTTACCGCAACTGGTGATCTTGCTTTTAAGTAGGAGAGATGAGAAAAATGATGATATATACAGCACCAGAGGCACGCTAGCCACCAGCTCGGAACCTGCACTGGGGTTGACTGAAAGCCTCTCTTCCAGAAATAGGGGCACATAGACTAATGTCAGCGCCCAGTAGAGCCGTGAGAAAACGTATCTGAAATGTACGGTTTATTATCCATTAACACAGTTACTGTTATGTGTTAAAAGGTAAATAATTAAAGATTTTAAGCACCagattttttttagattttcttGCACTATAACTTTAATTTTGATGACATCTCATTCGCTTAGTGTTGCTTGCCTGTCGCGTTCTTTTCTCAATACCTATCTGACCAATCGTTCACCTTGTGAATAGGTCTGTTCCGTGTAGAACGAAAATGTGTGCCATTTTCCAATTCCGATAGATAACTATGTTTTTGAGTAGTATAGGTAGATAGACGGCCCATAAATCAACGGATAAAGAAGAATTGGGAAGTTCATTTAGGGTTTTAAATTCCAACTTACAATAAACTTGTCTGATATAAGAGTGGCATTCGTAGGAAATGGTAAATTTTGGATCTAGTGTCAGTCTGCTGCTCAGCGTCGTGTTCTTCCTTAGTCAGCAAAGCCGAGGAACCGTTGGTTATGGTATGGCCATTGCTCTTTGGTGCCTTTGCTGTTCTCAGCTTAAACAGGACGTGAAACAACGTGAATGCCGTCACGCCTATTCCTGTTATTATTAGTGCCACGTCCTGGAAAaggtttataaattaaataaatattggctaATTAGTCTTATTTTCTGATTGTCTAGATGCCGGTGGCGGCTTGCGAGTTAAATGTGAATGTACGGGCCCTGCCATGAATTCGTCCGGGTAACACATAGGtaagttttaataaaaaaccggccaagtgcgagttggactcgcccaccgagggttccgtacaaactttcaatggttaaaataatcatactacttatactcatattcatttattcatatttgtaacgccattttacacgtcaagatttgatttaaaaaaataatatttatacagcaataatacttagagaataaatagacagaagattgaaattacaaaaagttaggcaatattcacataaaaaatgcacaaaaatatttttctaattaggtaataaaaaaattgtcattagtgtagaacgggtgctcgaccagccaattttttaagcgataggtacttaaagttcgacacactaggcgcttcaaccacatattgcggcaatttattatagacggcagggtccatcacatgtgttaatttgaccgtaaattggatttcgccaatttacggtcgatacctactaactttccggcatttcgaatgttatacttggaacacatgttgttagttttgtcacagaatatattatgtataatagtacaagtacagaaggctcctttgatgttcacaaaatgacgccattctaaattcttacctacattaacaaacggaccgcacgcgagcagccaacattgaatttttcccctcactagctcggaaacacgcgttttgtcctttaataccagcgggtaaaaacgcattttacccactagtgagtgggtaaagtaatttgaccttgaataaattcaaatgaactgctttaaaattgataaaagtaggtgaatctagtaatgaagatcatttaccacctgtggaactactggaagcagtgataaacgcatttcttgcgttgtagtttcctcgctacagtgaggggaaaagttttgtgttacactcgggtgcaaatgtattttacttctcgtgtgttaaaaaactcgcaagttcaggagtctataaataactcgcaagttcatgattcttcaaataactattatacaaataactattattgcgccgcgcgaaggtcgtcgccaatgaatgggccgcgaactcgcggccgctgacatgtacttgtagcgcggcgatagaatcgcggagtgagccgcccctggttttgtatgctgccaagttctctcttacataaatggctacctgcatgataacttttgcaggcagtgtaatgagtgtaaagctaggaacatactacgcggacgtccgtcgtaaatcgaccgcgaccgcgaccgcgaccgaacagtgtgcatggaacaaaacatccagcgagccagatttcgaacggacgtccatgcgctcaaggccacgtccacgtccgtggACCGATAGTtcgcacggttaagtgtatattcattgtccagatccccgtccgcggtcgatttacgacggacgtccgcgtagtgtgttcctagcttaaggattcttattttttaaagagttctttggccggagtgtctactgtctacaggtacctgagcaacgatcctgacagctcgtttctgaaagcgaaagaccctctcccattcagGACAACATCCCCAGACCAGACCTCCGCAacgtactgtattaatgaatggacagtggcgaaatagcatgtccgggctacttctggagccacagactttgcaactcgacctaaggcaaagcacgcactgccccgactaccacacggtttatctacttgctggtcccattttacgccctgatcaatctttaaacctaggaaagtagtcgtggatgcttgttcaagtattttcccattaattatgaactatcaacggcgtggtcatgcggcccgaaagattaaaatgcacaaagtgtaattaaaatgttggcagcctgtatcgcaactggaggacctacggaagtaattaggacaatagatccttcctccttcctccttccttccttcctcctctttccttcggtcctttgagtcgtcggcacccaggccccttctcgGTGCGTcggtacaggtttgtacaagtttctaatgagtcgactcggcaacgcacatgtgccactccttgagtggcaggtgtccatatgtaacagtgaccgctttccatcaggcggaccgtatgcatgtttgccacctacgtggtacaaaaaaaaatctcgacgaattcaccttaaacattaaaaactaaatcaaaatcgattgattcgttcgggagctatgatgccagacagacatgtcaagcgtcaaacctattattattataacactccttcgtttttgcgttggtggttaaaaacaagaaacctccttcaaaactataataaaacacaactttctatgaaaatcggtaaagtgcgagtcggatttcgacatttccatacaaaaaggtcatgagcgcctgacgacatgtgatagcaacgtacactagatttgtactttaaagattttgcgtatattttggaaactataagagatagagcaaatagacttcagattttggttgtcggtggcacaatttttttgttttcgtatatatacaccattttttggacctattagggcaatattatggtcagtacagttctaaacagtcttaagcgcctcttttttagtaggaacttaagtcattttggcaaatgattaaaatttttaacaatttctaaacagaaatgaatttctttctacctgtccatggcgctcacaaaatttcaaaacatttagtaagtacttgcagcggcagtgagtgaaaatctcaatttgagtttttttctcttaagtccgacttacgcttgactgtagatttctaataggttttcctgtaatctacaggtagaaggctacctcgtgtatttttttgaaaattttacgctaagtagtttcggggataagggggggggaatggtcatttttcttaaataacttctaaattaccaaaataaaaactataaaaaaaatata includes the following:
- the LOC125225419 gene encoding major facilitator superfamily domain-containing protein 12-like isoform X2, whose product is MRVLYCRSSKRLQWWRDHQNVLFGLGHVHNDLCAAMWFSYMMLFFQAVLEMRSAVAGFLLMTGQIVDAIATPVVGILADRYGTKKSWHLTGSIMVTCTFPMLFIRCWGCWIGADVDYLAWWMPLYYSVLITFFQIGWAIVQISHLAMIPSISDSLQVRSELTSIRYMASVTSSITVYLITWVVLRATNYSTFIGPTDDYKLRDVALIITGIGVTAFTLFHVLFKLRTAKAPKSNGHTITNGSSALLTKEEHDAEQQTDTRSKIYHFLRMPLLYQTSLLYVFSRLYWALTLVYVPLFLEERLSVNPSAGSELVASVPLVLYISSFFSSLLLKSKITSCGNQVAYLLGSFLSFISCLWIALGVDPHANIVQIYLVAALMGAGSSITLVSSLCVTADLIGPHSHQGAAIYSIVTFADKLVTGIAVVAIENYKCSNAEDCPEYYRGVLTYACGGSAVLGSFSLIFARLTTRSKAAT
- the LOC125225419 gene encoding major facilitator superfamily domain-containing protein 12-like isoform X1 codes for the protein MSSKYGSTDVNETMVENAKEAEVEIDLSRSSKRLQWWRDHQNVLFGLGHVHNDLCAAMWFSYMMLFFQAVLEMRSAVAGFLLMTGQIVDAIATPVVGILADRYGTKKSWHLTGSIMVTCTFPMLFIRCWGCWIGADVDYLAWWMPLYYSVLITFFQIGWAIVQISHLAMIPSISDSLQVRSELTSIRYMASVTSSITVYLITWVVLRATNYSTFIGPTDDYKLRDVALIITGIGVTAFTLFHVLFKLRTAKAPKSNGHTITNGSSALLTKEEHDAEQQTDTRSKIYHFLRMPLLYQTSLLYVFSRLYWALTLVYVPLFLEERLSVNPSAGSELVASVPLVLYISSFFSSLLLKSKITSCGNQVAYLLGSFLSFISCLWIALGVDPHANIVQIYLVAALMGAGSSITLVSSLCVTADLIGPHSHQGAAIYSIVTFADKLVTGIAVVAIENYKCSNAEDCPEYYRGVLTYACGGSAVLGSFSLIFARLTTRSKAAT